One genomic window of Methanosalsum zhilinae DSM 4017 includes the following:
- a CDS encoding LiaF transmembrane domain-containing protein, giving the protein MAKISTQTLLGILILILGILFLIRNLEIYDTGQLLQYIPSLFILLGIYILIKSRFTSITGPVIIILIATFVQLLVLEIVTWGIIFNWWPIIFILIGLDILFKRKRRPSFPKRSDPKVDIIAVFDEVNLSNNSPDFKGGNIVSILGETELDLRDAVIGSSPVKVDITVLLGEIDIIIPEDWWAEIDVLNVLGDIYDKRRSHSNDRESTTKKPDIIITGTVILGDFTIKHS; this is encoded by the coding sequence ATGGCAAAAATTTCAACCCAGACACTGTTAGGAATCCTTATACTAATTCTTGGTATTTTATTTCTAATCAGAAATCTAGAAATATATGATACAGGTCAGTTGTTGCAGTATATTCCATCACTATTTATTTTGCTGGGTATCTATATACTTATTAAATCTAGATTTACCAGTATAACAGGCCCTGTAATTATAATACTTATAGCTACGTTTGTTCAACTGTTAGTCCTTGAAATTGTTACCTGGGGTATTATCTTTAACTGGTGGCCAATTATTTTCATTCTCATAGGTCTTGATATACTCTTTAAAAGGAAACGTCGGCCTTCTTTTCCAAAAAGAAGTGATCCGAAAGTTGACATTATTGCAGTTTTTGATGAAGTAAATTTATCAAACAACTCTCCAGATTTTAAAGGAGGAAATATAGTCTCAATACTGGGAGAAACGGAACTGGATCTAAGGGATGCTGTGATTGGATCTTCTCCTGTTAAGGTTGATATTACAGTCCTGCTCGGTGAAATCGATATAATTATCCCGGAAGACTGGTGGGCTGAGATAGATGTACTTAACGTACTTGGGGATATCTATGATAAAAGGCGAAGTCATTCAAATGATAGAGAGAGCACAACCAAAAAACCAGATATTATAATCACGGGTACGGTTATACTGGGTGATTTTACTATAAAGCATAGCTGA
- a CDS encoding SRPBCC family protein has product MHKLYYSIVIDAPKEKVWDTMIDIDSYRLWTEVFSPGSHYVGDWSKGSKILFGSNETGSMSGMVSQIKEYEPYEYISIKHIGFLQDGKEDTSSELVKEWSGALENYTFKEKDGRTELLVDIDVLSEEHEDMAQKWPEALQKLKQLAENEAH; this is encoded by the coding sequence ATGCATAAATTATATTATTCGATCGTTATCGATGCACCAAAAGAAAAAGTATGGGACACTATGATTGACATAGATTCTTATCGGCTCTGGACGGAGGTATTTTCACCGGGGTCACACTATGTGGGTGACTGGAGCAAAGGAAGCAAGATACTTTTTGGATCCAACGAGACCGGTTCTATGTCCGGAATGGTGAGCCAGATAAAAGAGTACGAACCATATGAGTATATATCCATCAAGCACATCGGTTTTCTTCAAGACGGAAAAGAGGACACTTCAAGTGAATTAGTAAAGGAATGGAGTGGAGCACTTGAAAACTACACATTTAAGGAAAAGGACGGAAGAACTGAATTGCTGGTAGATATAGATGTTCTAAGCGAGGAACACGAGGATATGGCACAAAAATGGCCTGAAGCACTTCAAAAGCTTAAGCAACTTGCTGAGAACGAGGCACACTAA
- a CDS encoding ATP-binding protein: MKLFPKDKVVGIFRGFSQGGMEFHAEIMLPYRNEFQSVPMHGQFLLVQLENENEAVLGRITSLSSEGRLASSSGEDYGIRAINDDRVIPEDLRKQYLKYRVDIRVLGVLRLEDGSIVFAPSHRRLPHVGSKVAFLSDNIMREVAGHNLDGVELGYFALGEFVFGGTDDRLKQEPWIRIKSPDVIPRFQIKNLVSRRSFIFARAGFGKSNLNKLLFSNLYKVTPTIEKRNGRKVPVGTIIFDPDGEYYWPDDRHRPGLCDVPELEDKLVIFTKKKGPSDFYNSFVASDIKLDIRRLRPSDVISIALGPDKQEQQNVRKLKGLRDQNWKELVDLIHDQGNLADEEKVKELLHLKDDQNAEMAAARANMTAIVKMLHDPGSWMLDMLIYSLKKGKLCIIDISQLRGEPALILSGIILQTIFEFNQAQFTNSNPETIPTIAVVEEAQSVLGNKGSLRTYVEWVKEGRKYDLGAVLITQQPGSISSEILSQGDNWFAFHLLSAGDLQALKKANAHFSDDILSTLLNEPIVGNGVFWSSAGGKSYPIPLRVMSFEEIYKVRDEEYNLPKAKTFVQELKDTFGRTIKPKTVQEPPSIDKVSEKSTLDDFESEEEEVEIDYMETYIIDTIELFKTDELTIGKIKNNGLPWFGVQKRISELLPDVIDKDERLYKIAYTITPRVLNEVFGEGNWDTEARPKSSGSGTTKWIILNK, encoded by the coding sequence ATGAAATTATTTCCTAAAGACAAAGTAGTTGGTATTTTCAGGGGTTTCAGTCAAGGTGGTATGGAGTTTCATGCAGAAATTATGCTCCCTTATAGAAATGAATTTCAAAGTGTTCCCATGCATGGACAATTTTTACTTGTTCAATTGGAGAATGAAAATGAAGCTGTTTTGGGAAGAATAACATCTCTCTCATCTGAAGGTCGATTAGCGTCTAGTTCCGGGGAAGATTATGGCATCCGTGCTATCAATGATGATAGAGTCATTCCAGAAGATTTGCGTAAACAGTATCTGAAATATCGTGTTGATATTCGGGTATTGGGCGTCTTGAGGCTGGAAGATGGATCTATTGTTTTCGCACCATCTCATAGAAGACTACCTCATGTAGGGAGCAAAGTAGCTTTTCTTTCCGATAATATAATGAGAGAAGTTGCAGGCCACAATTTAGACGGTGTGGAATTAGGATATTTTGCACTTGGAGAGTTTGTCTTTGGAGGCACTGATGATAGACTCAAACAAGAGCCATGGATTCGAATTAAATCACCAGATGTTATTCCACGTTTTCAAATCAAAAATCTAGTTTCTAGGAGATCATTTATTTTTGCTAGAGCTGGTTTTGGTAAATCTAATCTCAACAAACTCCTTTTTAGTAATTTATACAAAGTAACTCCTACAATCGAAAAAAGGAATGGTAGAAAGGTTCCAGTTGGAACTATAATTTTTGATCCTGATGGTGAATATTATTGGCCAGACGACAGACATAGACCAGGTCTTTGTGATGTTCCTGAATTGGAAGATAAATTAGTAATTTTTACTAAAAAGAAAGGGCCAAGTGATTTCTACAACTCATTTGTTGCTTCCGACATTAAACTTGATATTCGTAGATTAAGACCAAGCGATGTAATTTCCATTGCATTGGGTCCAGATAAGCAAGAGCAACAAAATGTTAGAAAGCTAAAAGGCCTTCGTGATCAAAACTGGAAGGAATTAGTTGATTTAATACACGATCAAGGTAATCTAGCAGATGAGGAAAAAGTGAAAGAATTACTCCATCTCAAAGATGATCAGAATGCAGAAATGGCTGCCGCTAGAGCCAACATGACAGCAATCGTAAAAATGTTGCATGACCCAGGAAGTTGGATGCTTGATATGCTTATTTATAGTCTTAAAAAAGGTAAACTTTGCATTATAGATATTTCTCAACTAAGAGGAGAACCGGCATTAATTCTTTCAGGAATTATTCTCCAAACAATATTTGAGTTTAATCAAGCCCAGTTCACCAATTCAAATCCTGAAACTATCCCTACCATTGCGGTAGTAGAGGAAGCACAATCTGTATTAGGAAATAAAGGTAGTTTGCGAACTTATGTCGAATGGGTAAAAGAAGGAAGGAAATATGATTTGGGTGCTGTGCTTATTACTCAGCAACCAGGAAGTATCTCTAGTGAAATATTGAGCCAGGGTGACAATTGGTTTGCATTCCATCTACTTTCAGCTGGTGATCTCCAAGCTCTCAAAAAAGCTAATGCCCATTTTAGTGACGATATACTAAGCACGCTTCTGAATGAACCAATCGTAGGAAATGGTGTTTTTTGGAGCAGTGCAGGTGGTAAAAGTTATCCTATTCCTCTTAGAGTCATGTCCTTTGAAGAAATATATAAAGTTAGAGATGAAGAATACAATTTACCAAAAGCAAAAACATTTGTTCAGGAACTCAAGGATACTTTTGGGAGAACAATTAAACCTAAGACAGTACAGGAACCCCCATCAATAGATAAAGTATCCGAAAAATCAACATTAGATGATTTTGAATCTGAAGAAGAAGAGGTAGAAATCGATTATATGGAAACTTACATTATCGATACAATTGAACTTTTTAAAACAGATGAATTAACAATAGGTAAAATCAAAAATAATGGATTGCCATGGTTTGGAGTTCAAAAAAGGATTAGTGAATTATTACCTGATGTGATCGATAAGGATGAAAGGCTCTATAAAATAGCATACACTATAACTCCAAGAGTTCTAAATGAAGTTTTTGGAGAAGGTAATTGGGATACTGAAGCAAGGCCAAAAAGTTCGGGATCAGGAACAACCAAATGGATAATTCTTAATAAATAA
- a CDS encoding DNA methyltransferase, with product MAQNNFPGNDLSFPLNKLPNKSNSYLRLNTICPYFTMFPLDYPFEVLKYAKSNDKVLDPFCGRGTTNFAARLRGLSSVGIDASPIASAIAISKFTNTTPEQIISLCQEILTDSDKPENVPEGPFWTLCYHSSTLNQICKLRESFSEECNTDTSIALRALTLGILHGPLGKTVDSYLSNQMPRTYASKPNYSVKYWEERGLLPKNIDLLEVVKRRAKYSLSSLPPYVDGGILKEDSRNPIKNSSLPLEEFDWVITSPPYYNMNTYIPDQWIRNWFLGGNDKVEYSYSKQVSHSSKKKFSSELAKVWKSVADICNPNANLMIRFGSLPSSPCNPSELLEESLEEANCGWEINNIKSAGTAENGRRQSEQCVKNLGKAIEEIDLHAILR from the coding sequence ATGGCACAAAACAATTTTCCTGGAAACGACTTATCTTTTCCTCTTAATAAGCTTCCTAATAAAAGTAATTCTTATCTGAGGCTCAACACCATTTGCCCGTATTTTACTATGTTTCCGCTTGATTATCCTTTTGAAGTTTTAAAATACGCAAAATCAAATGATAAAGTTTTAGATCCTTTTTGTGGGAGAGGGACAACAAATTTTGCTGCAAGATTAAGAGGGCTGTCTTCTGTTGGAATTGATGCAAGTCCTATAGCATCCGCAATTGCCATTTCAAAATTTACGAATACGACACCTGAACAAATAATATCTTTATGTCAGGAGATATTGACAGATTCAGATAAACCCGAAAATGTTCCAGAAGGTCCTTTTTGGACTCTGTGTTATCATTCTTCTACCCTAAACCAGATATGCAAATTGAGAGAATCTTTTTCGGAAGAATGTAATACGGATACATCTATTGCTTTAAGGGCATTAACTTTGGGAATTCTGCATGGACCACTCGGAAAAACAGTTGATTCATATCTATCGAACCAAATGCCAAGAACATATGCTTCAAAACCAAATTATTCAGTGAAATACTGGGAAGAACGTGGTCTTTTACCTAAAAATATTGATTTGCTGGAGGTAGTAAAAAGAAGGGCAAAATACTCATTGTCTTCATTACCACCATATGTAGATGGCGGAATATTGAAAGAGGACAGTCGCAACCCTATAAAAAACAGTTCACTTCCACTAGAAGAGTTTGATTGGGTAATTACATCTCCACCCTATTACAATATGAACACATATATCCCTGATCAATGGATAAGGAACTGGTTTTTGGGTGGGAATGATAAAGTTGAATATTCATATTCTAAGCAAGTTTCACATTCATCAAAAAAGAAATTTAGCTCAGAATTAGCAAAGGTTTGGAAAAGCGTTGCTGACATATGTAATCCAAATGCTAATTTAATGATTCGTTTTGGATCACTTCCTAGTAGTCCTTGTAATCCTTCAGAACTGCTAGAAGAATCTCTCGAAGAAGCAAACTGTGGATGGGAAATAAATAATATAAAATCGGCAGGAACAGCAGAAAATGGTAGACGTCAATCTGAACAATGTGTAAAGAACTTGGGAAAAGCTATCGAAGAAATAGATTTGCATGCCATACTGAGGTGA
- the brxF gene encoding BREX-3 system P-loop-containing protein BrxF: protein MAHKIQNKLKQYLKDTDDLYYKLILLVGKQGSGKTAVIKDVADELSVPVINVNVSISEQLIELTSKQRSLHISQILEDIIDNNFSIKFLDNVEMLFDRKLKLDPLRILQKNLKKSRCRCILEWLCRGWKADIC, encoded by the coding sequence ATGGCACATAAGATTCAAAATAAGTTAAAACAATACCTTAAAGATACAGATGATCTTTATTACAAGCTTATTCTGTTAGTAGGGAAACAAGGCTCAGGTAAAACAGCTGTTATTAAAGATGTTGCAGATGAACTTAGTGTACCAGTCATTAACGTAAATGTAAGTATTTCGGAGCAATTAATAGAGTTAACATCAAAACAACGTTCTCTCCATATTTCTCAAATTTTAGAGGATATTATTGATAATAATTTTTCAATTAAATTTTTGGACAATGTTGAGATGCTTTTTGATAGAAAATTAAAGTTAGATCCTCTCAGAATCTTGCAAAAAAATCTCAAGAAATCACGCTGTCGTTGCATCTTGGAATGGTTATGTAGAGGATGGAAAGCTGATATATGCTGA
- the brxF gene encoding BREX-3 system P-loop-containing protein BrxF produces the protein MSRNHAVVASWNGYVEDGKLIYAEPGHPEYRSYDMDDVLIVEMDSKSN, from the coding sequence ATCTCAAGAAATCACGCTGTCGTTGCATCTTGGAATGGTTATGTAGAGGATGGAAAGCTGATATATGCTGAACCCGGTCATCCAGAGTATAGAAGCTATGATATGGATGATGTGTTAATTGTGGAAATGGATAGCAAGAGCAATTGA